One Nocardioidaceae bacterium SCSIO 66511 genomic window carries:
- the secD gene encoding protein translocase subunit SecD: MASSRSKAPIWRAVAALLIVVIAVYTALTNSATLGLDLSGGTQLTYETKSTETVDADAEATDRTLEILRGRVDALGVSEPTLTRSGEKRIIVELPGEQDPEQAKEVIGTTAQLTFHTVTGSATEQELKQFEQNEQVQGGNDSNNGDENLPGQKLPEDQQSPANDGANRVAPEDGDEPKDGSGSDEGSDQGSTSDENSDGEDSGDNGSSKESDDEAGIEQINPNKPAVMKTEGGDIIKLAPAALTGDDVKDASAQQEQEGTNAWVVAIDFSGKGGDKWEQITTAAQQNQLGDPKRRIAIVLDGEVISSPEVQDGVQNQGSTQITGDFSNAEADDLATLIKGGSLPVPIEPIEERVVGPTLGDEAIDASIEAAIIGIAVTGIFILFVYRLVGLMATIALASYAAISYAMLVMLGATLTLPGLAGFVLSIGMAIDANVLIFERAREEYEKRRGEGLGPALDTGYRKAWSAIIDSNVTTLLAGALLFFLASGPVKGFGVTLSLGVIASMISALLIARVLTDWLVRRAWAKNHPSITGIAGQGKIREWLNNSGVRLMKRSTTWLAVSAAIVIVAIGGMLVRGMNLGVEFTGGRVLEYSTSQEIDVDDARAAVADAGFPQAVVQESGNANQDIPNISVRTDEISDDEAKEVEAAVASVGEDVVQESATTIEPTLGEELRNKALIAFGVAVAAQMIYLAFRFRWTWALSAVLAMVHDVIAVVGVFAWLDKPIDGVFLAAILSIIGLSVNDTIVVFDRIRERRREEPDRTLSDVTSDALLQTLPRTINTGLGAMFILGALAFLGGSSLTDFSIALLLGLGIGIFSSIFTASPLALLMERIWPAERAEAKKKNKVADPYANVAAGGRESGEL; the protein is encoded by the coding sequence TTGGCATCCTCACGCTCAAAGGCGCCCATCTGGCGCGCCGTCGCGGCGTTGCTCATCGTCGTCATCGCGGTTTACACCGCCCTCACCAACTCCGCCACGCTTGGCCTCGACCTGTCCGGCGGCACGCAGCTCACGTACGAGACGAAAAGCACCGAAACGGTCGACGCCGACGCCGAGGCGACCGACCGAACGCTGGAGATCCTGCGCGGTCGCGTCGACGCGCTCGGCGTCTCCGAGCCGACGCTGACCCGCTCCGGCGAGAAGCGCATCATCGTCGAGCTGCCGGGTGAGCAGGATCCCGAGCAGGCCAAGGAAGTCATCGGCACGACCGCCCAGCTGACCTTCCATACGGTCACCGGGTCGGCGACCGAGCAGGAGCTCAAGCAGTTCGAGCAGAACGAACAGGTTCAAGGCGGCAACGACAGCAACAACGGCGACGAGAACCTCCCCGGACAGAAGCTGCCGGAAGACCAGCAGTCGCCCGCGAACGACGGCGCCAATCGGGTCGCGCCCGAGGACGGCGACGAGCCGAAGGACGGTTCCGGGTCCGACGAAGGCTCCGACCAGGGCTCGACCTCCGACGAAAACTCCGACGGCGAGGACTCCGGCGACAACGGCTCGTCGAAGGAGTCCGACGACGAGGCCGGAATCGAGCAGATCAACCCGAATAAGCCCGCGGTGATGAAGACCGAGGGCGGCGACATCATCAAGCTCGCCCCGGCCGCGCTCACCGGCGACGACGTCAAGGACGCATCTGCCCAGCAGGAGCAAGAAGGTACGAACGCCTGGGTCGTCGCGATCGACTTCAGCGGCAAGGGCGGCGACAAATGGGAGCAGATCACCACCGCCGCACAGCAGAACCAGCTCGGTGACCCGAAGCGCCGCATCGCGATCGTGCTCGACGGCGAGGTTATCTCCTCACCCGAGGTGCAGGACGGCGTCCAGAACCAAGGCAGCACCCAGATCACCGGCGACTTCTCCAACGCCGAGGCAGACGATCTCGCAACCCTGATCAAGGGCGGTTCCCTGCCGGTGCCGATCGAACCGATCGAGGAGCGCGTCGTCGGCCCGACCCTCGGCGACGAGGCGATCGACGCCTCCATCGAAGCGGCGATCATCGGTATCGCCGTCACCGGCATCTTCATTCTGTTCGTGTACCGCCTCGTCGGCCTGATGGCGACCATCGCGCTGGCGTCGTACGCCGCGATCTCGTACGCGATGTTGGTGATGCTCGGAGCAACCCTGACGTTGCCGGGCCTCGCCGGTTTCGTGCTGTCGATCGGTATGGCGATCGACGCGAACGTGCTGATCTTCGAACGAGCGCGTGAGGAGTACGAGAAGCGACGAGGCGAGGGCCTCGGCCCGGCACTCGACACGGGCTATCGCAAGGCGTGGAGCGCGATCATCGACTCCAACGTCACGACGTTGCTGGCCGGCGCGCTGCTGTTCTTCCTGGCCTCCGGTCCGGTGAAGGGCTTCGGTGTCACGCTGTCGCTCGGTGTCATCGCTTCGATGATCTCCGCGCTGCTGATCGCGCGGGTCCTCACCGACTGGCTCGTCCGCCGCGCCTGGGCGAAGAACCACCCGTCGATCACCGGCATCGCCGGCCAAGGAAAGATCCGCGAGTGGCTGAACAACAGCGGCGTGCGGCTGATGAAGCGCAGTACCACCTGGCTGGCGGTCTCTGCGGCGATCGTCATCGTCGCGATCGGCGGCATGCTCGTGCGCGGGATGAACCTCGGCGTCGAGTTCACCGGCGGCCGCGTGCTGGAGTACTCCACCTCGCAGGAGATCGATGTCGACGACGCACGCGCAGCGGTCGCCGACGCCGGCTTCCCGCAGGCGGTCGTCCAGGAGTCGGGCAACGCCAACCAGGACATCCCCAACATCAGCGTTCGTACCGACGAGATCTCCGACGACGAGGCGAAGGAGGTCGAGGCGGCCGTCGCGTCCGTCGGCGAGGACGTCGTGCAGGAGAGCGCGACGACGATCGAGCCGACGCTGGGCGAGGAGCTCCGCAACAAGGCGTTGATCGCGTTCGGTGTCGCGGTCGCAGCCCAGATGATCTATCTGGCGTTCCGGTTCCGCTGGACGTGGGCGCTGTCGGCCGTACTCGCGATGGTGCACGACGTGATCGCCGTGGTCGGTGTCTTCGCCTGGTTGGACAAGCCCATCGACGGCGTGTTCCTGGCCGCGATCCTGTCTATCATCGGCCTATCGGTCAACGACACGATCGTCGTGTTCGACCGCATCCGAGAACGACGACGAGAAGAGCCCGACCGGACTCTGTCCGATGTGACCAGCGATGCGCTGCTGCAGACGCTGCCGCGTACGATCAACACCGGTCTCGGCGCGATGTTCATCCTGGGCGCGTTGGCGTTCCTCGGCGGTTCGTCGTTGACCGACTTCTCGATTGCGTTGCTGCTCGGTCTCGGCATCGGCATCTTCTCCTCGATCTTCACCGCATCGCCGCTTGCGCTGCTGATGGAGCGGATCTGGCCCGCGGAACGAGCCGAGGCGAAGAAGAAGAACAAGGTCGCCGACCCGTACGCGAATGTCGCGGCCGGCGGCCGGGAGTCAGGCGAACTCTGA
- a CDS encoding phosphodiester glycosidase family protein, with product MVTKRAMVMATVAGGVAALVLGMPGVGTADDPASSKAAGGERAGTLPLGDDDLVESRDTRSLAPGVTLTSIVRGDEPAEEDEYETTTRGPWQVQVLRINPRKADGRLFAIYGADLAKTETTSALAEQSGALAAMNASFFTFTASEEYPGDPVGTGIYDGTLLSEPVRENPNALAVLVDSRRDRVRIEKPSWSRVVTNKRSGHSAQVEYLNHPPVVPEDCADLDDQRECTTDGDLSLFTPQFHERTPSGAGFEAVLDARGCVVRTARTRGTALEPDQTALQATGRDVLALELAAGNGCVRQREVLTDESGRRLRVGEDTFGVTGRYELVRDGENVAPGVSDDFTNRNPRSAIGTTRGGEIVLFTVDGRQPASVGSTLQETAEVARSLGLVQAANLDGGGSTTMVAEGEVVNSVSGTQERSVGDALVYTR from the coding sequence ATGGTGACAAAAAGAGCAATGGTGATGGCGACCGTGGCCGGGGGAGTGGCGGCGTTGGTCCTGGGGATGCCAGGGGTCGGTACTGCCGACGATCCTGCGTCCTCGAAGGCTGCGGGCGGTGAACGAGCCGGAACGCTTCCGCTCGGTGACGACGATCTGGTCGAATCGCGAGACACTCGTTCGCTCGCTCCAGGCGTGACGCTGACCAGCATCGTGCGTGGTGATGAGCCCGCCGAGGAGGACGAGTACGAGACCACGACTCGCGGTCCGTGGCAGGTGCAGGTGCTGCGGATCAACCCGCGAAAGGCCGACGGGCGGTTGTTCGCGATCTACGGTGCGGATCTGGCGAAGACGGAAACGACCTCCGCACTCGCTGAGCAGTCCGGAGCGCTTGCGGCGATGAACGCGAGCTTCTTCACGTTCACGGCGTCCGAGGAGTACCCCGGCGATCCGGTCGGTACCGGGATCTACGACGGCACGCTGCTCAGCGAGCCCGTCCGAGAGAACCCGAACGCGCTCGCCGTGCTGGTCGACAGCCGGCGGGATCGGGTACGGATCGAGAAGCCGTCCTGGTCCCGTGTCGTCACCAACAAGCGGTCGGGCCACAGCGCCCAAGTCGAGTACCTGAACCATCCGCCGGTCGTACCCGAAGACTGCGCCGACCTCGACGACCAGCGGGAATGCACGACCGACGGCGACCTCTCGCTGTTCACTCCGCAGTTCCACGAGCGCACTCCGAGCGGTGCCGGGTTCGAGGCGGTTCTCGATGCCCGCGGGTGTGTCGTTCGTACTGCTCGAACGCGGGGCACGGCGCTCGAGCCGGATCAGACCGCCCTGCAGGCCACGGGCCGTGACGTACTTGCCCTCGAGCTCGCTGCCGGCAACGGCTGTGTCCGGCAACGCGAGGTCCTGACCGATGAGAGCGGTCGGCGGTTGCGGGTCGGTGAGGACACGTTTGGTGTCACGGGCAGGTACGAGCTCGTCCGCGACGGCGAGAACGTCGCGCCCGGCGTCAGCGACGACTTCACGAACCGGAACCCCCGCTCGGCGATCGGCACCACCCGCGGCGGGGAAATCGTGCTGTTCACCGTCGACGGCCGCCAGCCGGCGAGCGTCGGGTCGACCTTGCAGGAGACCGCAGAGGTCGCGAGGTCGCTCGGGCTGGTCCAGGCGGCGAACCTCGACGGGGGCGGCTCGACCACAATGGTGGCAGAGGGCGAGGTCGTGAACTCGGTCAGCGGCACGCAGGAGCGGTCGGTCGGCGACGCGCTGGTCTACACGAGGTAG
- a CDS encoding virginiamycin B lyase translates to MTDVTIEKVVVAESDAGPYALTTGPDGALWFTLVHSSQVGRLVPGEQPVLHQVGDGAGPTIVTNGPDGAVWVTEYHGHRLARVAINGAVDEFEVPTQEAGPYGIAAGPDDALWFTEINADRIGRITTSGAVSEYELPVEKGAFPSAIVRGPDDALWFTMNQANAIGRIDTSGAVDVHPLPTDGAAPVGITSGSDRLWFVEIDAGQVGSIDLAGEITEYPLPDRSARPHALVVASDSAVWFTEWGANRIGRLAPGGAIESYDLSTAGSEPHGIAIGPDGAVWVALETGALARVTVG, encoded by the coding sequence ATGACAGACGTCACGATCGAGAAGGTCGTCGTAGCCGAGTCCGACGCCGGTCCGTACGCCCTGACGACCGGCCCGGACGGTGCGCTGTGGTTCACGCTCGTACACAGCTCCCAGGTCGGGCGGTTGGTGCCGGGCGAGCAGCCCGTACTGCACCAGGTCGGCGATGGCGCCGGGCCGACGATCGTGACGAACGGCCCGGACGGCGCTGTCTGGGTAACCGAGTACCACGGGCATCGACTCGCTCGCGTCGCCATAAACGGCGCGGTCGACGAGTTCGAGGTTCCGACGCAAGAGGCAGGTCCGTACGGGATCGCCGCCGGGCCGGATGACGCACTGTGGTTCACCGAGATCAACGCCGATCGCATCGGCCGGATCACGACCAGCGGCGCGGTGAGCGAATACGAGCTGCCCGTGGAGAAGGGCGCGTTCCCGTCGGCGATCGTTCGTGGCCCCGACGATGCTCTGTGGTTCACGATGAACCAGGCGAACGCGATCGGGCGCATCGACACAAGCGGAGCGGTCGATGTCCACCCGCTGCCGACCGACGGTGCTGCTCCGGTCGGCATCACGAGCGGATCCGATCGACTGTGGTTCGTGGAGATCGATGCCGGCCAGGTGGGTTCGATCGACCTCGCCGGTGAGATCACGGAGTACCCGTTGCCCGACCGAAGCGCGCGGCCGCATGCGCTCGTTGTCGCCTCCGACTCGGCGGTCTGGTTCACCGAATGGGGCGCCAACCGGATCGGCAGACTCGCGCCCGGCGGCGCGATCGAGTCGTACGACCTGTCGACGGCCGGCTCGGAGCCGCACGGCATCGCAATCGGCCCGGACGGCGCCGTTTGGGTGGCTCTCGAGACCGGTGCGCTCGCTCGAGTGACGGTCGGGTGA
- a CDS encoding C1 family peptidase yields MTRALSIDLLDRLGKEFDSDPTLRMMQNAVTKTPVNDIALDRRVVTSIDHSVSNLLDDWDATDQKQSGRCWLFAGTNLLRAGAARKLGVKDFEFSQNYLLFWDKFEKANHWLESIIATADRDVDDRTVAHLLETPAEDGGQWNMFTALVRKHGLVPKVAMPETWSSSKTAPMNRDISAVLRRAALDLRTRAAAGDDADALQSHKESALAAIHRLLSIHLGTPPASFLWQWADKDKGFHRDGEMTPLEFAERYVTVPLDEYVCVVHDPRPKSTYGRTYTVEHLGNVVGGPPVTYLNVEAEQMKSLAVDAIVGGEPVWFGCDTEKMCNPELGMWDAELYDFDAVYRSDSTMDKADRLLFHDSLMTHAMLFTGVDLVDGEPRRWRVENSWGTERADKGFYTMNDNWFGEHVFEIAVRRSSLPAQLQQAMDSEPVVLPAWDPMGALA; encoded by the coding sequence ATGACTCGCGCGTTGTCCATCGACCTGCTCGACCGCCTCGGGAAGGAGTTCGACTCCGACCCGACGCTGCGGATGATGCAGAACGCCGTCACGAAGACCCCCGTCAACGACATCGCGCTCGACCGCCGGGTCGTGACGAGCATCGACCACTCGGTCTCGAACCTGCTCGACGACTGGGACGCCACCGACCAGAAGCAGAGCGGACGCTGCTGGCTGTTCGCCGGTACGAACCTCCTGCGCGCAGGTGCGGCGAGGAAGCTGGGCGTGAAAGATTTCGAGTTCTCCCAGAACTACCTGCTGTTCTGGGACAAGTTCGAGAAGGCGAACCACTGGCTGGAGTCGATCATCGCGACCGCCGACCGTGACGTCGACGACCGCACGGTGGCGCATCTGCTCGAAACCCCGGCCGAGGACGGTGGGCAGTGGAACATGTTCACCGCGCTCGTACGAAAGCACGGCCTGGTACCGAAGGTCGCGATGCCCGAGACCTGGTCGTCCAGCAAGACCGCCCCGATGAACCGCGATATCTCTGCGGTCCTGCGCCGTGCAGCGCTCGATCTTCGTACCCGCGCCGCCGCGGGCGACGACGCCGATGCGCTGCAGTCGCACAAGGAGTCAGCGCTCGCAGCGATCCACCGTCTGCTCAGCATCCATCTCGGCACTCCCCCTGCGTCGTTCCTGTGGCAGTGGGCCGATAAGGACAAGGGCTTCCACCGCGACGGCGAGATGACTCCGCTGGAGTTCGCCGAACGCTACGTGACGGTCCCCCTGGACGAGTACGTCTGCGTCGTACACGATCCGCGGCCGAAGAGCACGTACGGGCGTACGTACACCGTCGAGCATCTCGGCAACGTCGTCGGAGGACCGCCCGTCACGTACCTCAACGTCGAGGCAGAGCAGATGAAGTCGCTCGCCGTCGACGCGATCGTGGGCGGCGAGCCCGTGTGGTTCGGCTGCGACACCGAGAAGATGTGTAACCCCGAGCTCGGCATGTGGGACGCCGAGCTCTACGACTTCGACGCGGTCTACCGAAGCGACAGCACAATGGACAAGGCCGATCGGCTGCTGTTCCACGACTCGCTGATGACCCACGCGATGCTCTTCACCGGCGTCGACCTCGTCGACGGTGAGCCGCGACGCTGGCGGGTCGAGAACAGCTGGGGCACCGAGCGCGCCGATAAGGGCTTCTACACCATGAACGACAACTGGTTCGGCGAGCACGTCTTCGAGATCGCCGTACGCCGCTCGTCGTTGCCCGCTCAGCTGCAGCAGGCGATGGACTCCGAGCCGGTCGTACTCCCGGCCTGGGATCCGATGGGAGCCCTCGCGTAG
- a CDS encoding NAD(P)/FAD-dependent oxidoreductase, with product MPTECDVIVIGTGPGGEDAAGKLAEAGLDVVAVERSLVGGECPYWGCIPSKMLIRAANALAEARRVPELAGTADVRADFAIAARRIRDEATDNWDDTVAAERLARRGATLVRGTAVITGRGRVRVGDAEYSARRGILLNTGTSAAVPPIDGLAETPYWTNHGILESDDLPESLIVIGGGAIGLELAQAYARFGTQVTVLEAAPRILGPEEPESSALLATVFEREGIDVRTGAAVSAVAHDGNEFAVTVSGEVVYAQRLLVASGRTPNIGDIGLDTLGIDESARSIDTDAQQRVSDGLWAIGDITGKGAFTHVSMYQAAIAVRSILGNEGPDGDYRALPRVTFTDPEIGAVGLTESQAREQGVRVHTGYTDLTASTRGFLHKVGNEGFIKLVVDADRDVLVGATSAGPSGGEVLGALAVAVRSEVPVATLAHSLWAYPTFHRAIETAVADLT from the coding sequence GTGCCAACCGAGTGCGATGTCATTGTGATCGGCACCGGACCAGGTGGCGAGGATGCCGCGGGCAAGCTCGCGGAGGCAGGTTTGGATGTCGTCGCCGTCGAGCGCAGCCTGGTGGGCGGCGAATGTCCCTACTGGGGTTGCATCCCGTCGAAGATGCTGATCCGCGCAGCGAACGCCCTCGCCGAGGCTCGCCGCGTTCCCGAGCTCGCCGGCACTGCAGACGTCCGCGCCGATTTCGCGATCGCCGCACGCCGCATCCGCGACGAAGCGACCGACAACTGGGACGACACCGTCGCTGCCGAGCGTCTCGCCCGTCGCGGCGCCACCCTGGTCCGCGGCACGGCGGTCATCACCGGGCGCGGGCGCGTACGAGTCGGCGATGCCGAGTACTCAGCGAGACGCGGGATCCTGCTCAACACCGGCACTTCGGCCGCTGTGCCTCCGATCGACGGGCTCGCCGAGACGCCGTACTGGACGAACCACGGCATCCTCGAGTCCGATGACCTCCCCGAGTCGCTGATCGTCATCGGCGGCGGCGCGATCGGGCTCGAGCTCGCTCAGGCGTACGCCCGTTTCGGCACGCAGGTAACAGTTCTCGAGGCCGCACCGCGGATCCTCGGGCCGGAGGAGCCGGAGTCGAGCGCACTGCTTGCGACAGTGTTCGAGCGCGAGGGCATCGACGTACGCACCGGAGCCGCGGTGTCGGCGGTCGCTCACGACGGGAACGAGTTCGCGGTCACCGTCAGCGGCGAGGTCGTTTACGCGCAGCGGCTCCTGGTCGCATCCGGGCGTACGCCCAACATCGGCGACATCGGACTCGACACACTCGGCATCGACGAGTCGGCGCGCTCGATCGATACCGACGCGCAACAGCGTGTGTCCGATGGGCTGTGGGCGATCGGCGACATCACCGGCAAGGGCGCGTTCACCCACGTTTCGATGTACCAGGCGGCAATCGCCGTGCGCAGTATCCTCGGCAACGAAGGACCCGACGGCGACTATCGCGCGCTCCCCCGCGTCACGTTCACCGACCCCGAGATCGGCGCGGTCGGTCTCACGGAGTCGCAGGCGCGTGAGCAGGGCGTGCGCGTACATACGGGCTACACCGACCTGACCGCGAGCACCCGCGGCTTCTTGCACAAGGTCGGCAACGAAGGATTCATCAAGCTCGTCGTGGATGCCGATCGCGACGTACTCGTCGGAGCGACCAGCGCGGGTCCGTCGGGCGGCGAGGTGCTCGGCGCCCTCGCCGTCGCCGTCCGCAGCGAGGTTCCCGTCGCTACGCTGGCCCACTCGCTCTGGGCGTACCCGACCTTCCATCGCGCCATCGAGACGGCGGTCGCGGACCTCACGTAG
- a CDS encoding C40 family peptidase, producing the protein MRLSSIRTRTATVFLAAVTISGTMTGAATSAPDEVSTPAAFPQPGDTAYVDVSVATAWVEPGRDRPLDAQATGDPVDISGWIDTMSLAERRDLIGDLETQALFGTEVSVLETSGDWVKVAVHGQPTPRNDLGYPGWVPAAQLRQAEKYGDALDSRPFAMVTSTSTRLTKGRRGGATMMDLSMNTRLPKLRRVGDSVRVATPKGPGWLPADDVAVYDDESDIPAPSGNDLVRTGKEFLGLPYLWAGTSAYGFDCSGFTHTVYAVHGVRIPRDAGPQFETGTPVAEDDLRPGDLVFFGESRIHHVGMYAGDGYVIDAPSNSDTEESPLEYVPLKEHRYYWEYAGARRILPDAH; encoded by the coding sequence ATGCGTCTGTCATCGATCCGTACTCGTACCGCAACCGTCTTCCTCGCGGCAGTAACCATCTCCGGCACCATGACAGGCGCGGCCACGTCCGCGCCGGACGAGGTGTCAACACCCGCTGCCTTCCCGCAGCCGGGTGACACCGCGTACGTCGACGTCTCGGTCGCGACCGCGTGGGTCGAGCCCGGTCGCGACCGGCCGCTCGATGCGCAGGCGACCGGCGACCCGGTCGACATCTCCGGTTGGATCGACACGATGTCGCTCGCCGAGCGGCGCGACCTGATCGGCGACCTCGAAACGCAGGCGTTGTTCGGCACGGAAGTCAGCGTGCTGGAGACGTCCGGCGACTGGGTGAAGGTGGCGGTGCACGGTCAGCCGACGCCGCGCAACGACCTCGGCTACCCGGGCTGGGTCCCGGCAGCGCAGCTCCGGCAAGCCGAAAAGTACGGTGACGCGCTCGACTCGCGACCGTTCGCGATGGTCACGTCGACCTCGACACGCCTGACGAAGGGGCGCCGCGGTGGCGCGACGATGATGGACCTCTCGATGAACACCAGGCTCCCGAAGCTGCGCCGGGTGGGCGACTCGGTCCGGGTCGCAACCCCCAAGGGTCCTGGCTGGCTGCCCGCCGACGACGTTGCGGTCTATGACGACGAGAGCGACATCCCCGCGCCGTCCGGTAACGACCTCGTGCGCACCGGCAAGGAGTTCCTCGGCCTGCCGTACCTGTGGGCCGGCACCTCTGCGTACGGGTTCGACTGCTCCGGCTTCACCCACACCGTGTACGCGGTGCACGGCGTACGCATCCCGCGCGATGCCGGCCCTCAGTTCGAGACGGGCACCCCCGTCGCCGAGGACGACCTGCGCCCCGGCGACCTCGTGTTCTTCGGCGAGAGCCGCATCCACCACGTCGGCATGTACGCGGGCGACGGGTACGTCATCGACGCGCCATCGAACTCCGACACCGAGGAGAGTCCGTTGGAGTACGTACCACTGAAAGAGCATCGCTACTACTGGGAGTACGCCGGTGCCCGCCGCATTCTCCCCGACGCGCACTGA
- a CDS encoding FTR1 family protein has protein sequence MLLANFLIGLREGLEAALIVSILVAYLVKTGRRGQLPAIWLGVGIAIVLALTIGAVLQFTSRAMTFEQQELLGGSLSIIAVGFVTWMVFWMRSAARGLKGELQGKLDQALELGPLALTTVAFLAVGREGVETSLFFWAAAQSSSSTAVPLLGIVLGLAVATLLGYAIYRGALRINLSRFFTITGALLIVVAAGVLAYGFHDLQEADFLPGLYNLAFDISETIPPDSWVGTLLKGTVNFQPNPTWLQVGVWLAYLIPVMTLFLRGARTKKPAPVRTDEASRTR, from the coding sequence ATGCTCCTGGCGAACTTCCTGATCGGTCTGCGCGAGGGACTCGAGGCCGCCCTGATCGTCAGCATCCTCGTCGCATATCTCGTCAAGACCGGTCGTCGAGGCCAGTTGCCGGCGATCTGGCTCGGCGTCGGCATCGCCATCGTGCTCGCGCTCACCATCGGGGCGGTTCTGCAGTTCACCTCGCGTGCGATGACGTTCGAGCAGCAAGAGCTGCTCGGCGGCAGCCTGTCGATCATCGCGGTCGGATTCGTGACCTGGATGGTGTTCTGGATGCGCAGCGCCGCACGCGGGCTCAAGGGCGAGCTGCAAGGCAAGCTCGACCAGGCGCTCGAACTCGGCCCTCTGGCGCTGACCACGGTCGCATTTCTCGCCGTCGGACGCGAAGGTGTCGAGACGTCGCTGTTCTTCTGGGCGGCCGCGCAGTCGTCATCGAGTACCGCCGTACCGCTGCTCGGCATCGTCTTGGGCCTGGCCGTGGCGACCTTGCTCGGGTACGCGATCTACCGTGGTGCGCTCCGGATCAACCTGTCTCGCTTCTTCACGATCACCGGAGCACTGCTGATCGTCGTCGCCGCGGGCGTACTCGCGTACGGCTTCCACGATCTGCAGGAGGCCGATTTCCTGCCCGGGCTCTACAACCTCGCCTTCGACATCAGCGAGACGATCCCGCCCGACAGCTGGGTCGGCACCCTGCTCAAGGGCACGGTCAACTTCCAGCCGAACCCCACCTGGCTACAGGTCGGAGTATGGCTCGCGTACCTCATTCCGGTGATGACACTGTTCCTTCGCGGCGCGCGTACGAAGAAGCCGGCGCCGGTTCGCACCGACGAGGCGTCTCGCACTCGCTGA
- a CDS encoding ribonuclease D: MTEGNSDASSSEESLPPLRLREPLPAVDDDADALAETIAAIAEGEGPVAFDAERASGYRYSARAYLVQLRRRGSGTHLVDPVAFDDLTPLDDVVGDTEWILHAATQDLPCLREIGLVPRRLFDTELAGRLLNLPRVGLASLVQTLLGHTLAKEHSAVDWSTRPLPEPWLEYAALDVEVLPELRDAIEERLEASGKREWAAQEFEALLDFTGPAPRSEPWRRTSGIHRARGRRQLAIVRAMWNARDQIAASRDTAPGRVLQDSSIVAVASAQPRDRSALRALPAMRNRSARRHLDEWVDAVGSALALPDSELPGVAARYDGPPPARAWSEKFPAAAARLGASREVITQLAEEHDLPAENLLAPDSVRRLAWEPPDPVSPDNVAAALTTHGARQWQVDLTAPGLAEVLDGL; encoded by the coding sequence TTGACCGAAGGCAACTCCGACGCCTCCTCCTCCGAGGAGAGCCTGCCACCCCTGCGACTCAGGGAACCCCTGCCTGCGGTCGATGACGACGCCGACGCGCTTGCGGAGACCATTGCCGCGATCGCCGAAGGCGAAGGCCCGGTCGCCTTCGATGCCGAGCGCGCATCCGGTTATCGGTACTCCGCGCGCGCGTACCTCGTGCAGCTACGCCGGCGCGGGTCCGGAACGCATCTGGTCGACCCGGTCGCGTTCGACGACCTCACTCCGCTCGACGACGTCGTCGGTGACACCGAGTGGATCCTGCACGCAGCCACCCAGGACCTCCCGTGCCTGCGCGAGATCGGGTTGGTCCCCCGCCGACTCTTCGACACCGAGCTCGCCGGCCGGCTGCTGAACCTCCCGAGGGTCGGGTTGGCGTCCCTCGTACAAACCCTGCTCGGCCACACCCTCGCGAAGGAGCACTCGGCCGTCGACTGGTCGACTCGGCCACTGCCCGAACCCTGGCTCGAGTACGCCGCGCTCGACGTCGAGGTGCTCCCAGAGCTGCGCGACGCCATCGAGGAGCGCCTGGAGGCTTCGGGCAAACGCGAGTGGGCGGCGCAGGAGTTCGAGGCGCTGCTCGACTTCACCGGTCCGGCACCGCGAAGCGAGCCCTGGCGACGCACCTCCGGCATCCACCGCGCGCGCGGGCGACGCCAGCTCGCGATCGTACGTGCGATGTGGAACGCCCGTGACCAGATCGCGGCCTCCCGCGACACCGCGCCCGGCCGCGTGCTGCAGGACTCCTCGATCGTCGCCGTGGCCTCGGCACAACCGCGCGATCGGTCCGCGCTGCGGGCGCTGCCCGCGATGCGCAACCGGTCTGCCCGCAGACATCTCGACGAATGGGTCGACGCCGTCGGCTCCGCCCTCGCCTTACCCGACTCGGAGCTACCCGGTGTCGCGGCCAGGTACGACGGTCCGCCTCCGGCACGTGCCTGGAGCGAGAAGTTCCCGGCCGCGGCCGCGCGACTCGGCGCGTCTCGCGAGGTCATCACGCAGCTCGCCGAGGAGCACGACCTGCCCGCCGAGAACCTGTTGGCACCCGACAGCGTGCGTCGACTCGCCTGGGAACCCCCCGATCCCGTCTCACCCGACAACGTCGCGGCCGCGCTCACCACCCACGGCGCGCGGCAGTGGCAGGTCGATCTGACTGCCCCTGGTCTCGCGGAAGTCCTCGACGGTCTGTAG